In one Candidatus Methylomirabilota bacterium genomic region, the following are encoded:
- a CDS encoding outer membrane beta-barrel protein: MVPAKSSVAIAATLVSLVVGVHPTAAEWFTDLYSGAAFTERHRFSLDGKLDGVAVAGFVKNVSYDKSFSVGGRGGYWFESVKFFGLGLDVSHFRPDISSQTKMGKGTITDTRGALFGVPINVSGAGPVKLREVDLFITAACFDLMFRWPMLESTNFPNGRLQPYVTAGPGLYIQHLEGFDTRATHGVQVGAGVLWEFTRNIGVFSEYRHTHIRAALDSREITFRTHLSTHHLLSGVSVRF, encoded by the coding sequence ATGGTGCCCGCTAAGTCGTCTGTCGCAATAGCGGCCACGCTTGTCTCGCTCGTCGTCGGCGTGCATCCGACAGCCGCGGAGTGGTTCACTGACCTGTACAGTGGCGCGGCCTTCACCGAGCGCCATCGCTTCTCCCTCGACGGGAAGCTTGATGGCGTGGCCGTGGCCGGCTTCGTCAAGAATGTCAGCTACGACAAATCGTTTTCGGTGGGCGGCCGCGGCGGGTATTGGTTCGAGTCGGTCAAGTTCTTCGGGCTTGGCCTCGACGTGTCCCACTTTCGACCAGACATCAGCTCCCAGACCAAGATGGGCAAGGGAACGATCACCGACACGAGGGGGGCGCTGTTCGGGGTCCCAATCAACGTGTCGGGCGCCGGGCCGGTGAAGCTTCGGGAGGTTGATCTTTTCATCACCGCGGCCTGCTTCGACTTGATGTTCCGGTGGCCGATGCTCGAGAGCACGAACTTCCCGAATGGCCGGCTCCAGCCGTACGTGACGGCGGGACCGGGGTTGTACATTCAGCATCTTGAGGGGTTCGATACGCGCGCGACCCATGGCGTGCAAGTGGGAGCCGGAGTGCTCTGGGAGTTCACGCGGAACATCGGCGTTTTCAGCGAGTATCGACACACCCACATCCGGGCGGCGCTCGACTCCAGGGAGATCACGTTCAGGACCCACCTGAGCACCCACCACTTGCTCAGCGGAGTCTCCGTCCGTTTTTGA
- a CDS encoding AMP-binding protein — protein MARNMTDYAATCRSFRLPTPERFNWAFDTFDGWARDPAKLALLWVAADGQPRRFTYAELAERSRRFANALAGLGVAAGERVFIMLPRVHQWWEIVLGCIRARAVSVPGTTLLTTKDIEYRLNIAEASVVITDEDNQEKIERVLPRCPTVKHRIVVGRGGGWHEYEPLLRRASPQMAHPRNASGDPMMIYFTSGTTGYPKMVLHTHASYPIGHVITGKFWLDNTPDDLHWTISDTGWAQAAWTCLFAPWNMGAALFVWDARGKKFEPEETLTMFERFPITTFFAPPTAYRMLVQEPLKKYRFPTLRHCLGAGEAVNPEVIAAWKEGTGHHIYEGYGQTETVLVAATFPATPWKPGSMGPAAPGHRLAIVDEAGRELPRGTEGDIAIAVKPERPVGMFREYWKNPEATANCHRGDWYVTGDRASMDEDGYIWFVGRADDVINSASYRIGPFEVESALVEHPAVQEAAVIGKPDALRGEIVKAFVVLAPGYPPTDALVGELQEHVKTVTAPYKYPREIEFVPDLPKTISGKIRRTELRQMERARATKG, from the coding sequence ATGGCCCGCAACATGACGGACTACGCGGCGACCTGCCGGAGCTTCCGGCTCCCCACGCCCGAGCGCTTCAACTGGGCGTTCGACACGTTCGACGGCTGGGCGCGCGACCCGGCGAAGCTCGCCCTCCTCTGGGTGGCCGCCGACGGCCAGCCCCGGCGCTTCACGTACGCCGAGCTGGCGGAGCGCTCCCGCCGCTTCGCGAACGCCCTCGCCGGGCTCGGCGTGGCGGCCGGCGAGCGCGTGTTCATCATGCTGCCGCGCGTCCATCAGTGGTGGGAGATCGTCCTGGGCTGTATCCGCGCCCGCGCGGTGTCCGTGCCGGGCACGACGCTGCTCACGACCAAGGACATCGAGTACCGGCTCAACATCGCCGAGGCGTCGGTCGTCATCACCGACGAGGACAACCAGGAGAAGATCGAGCGGGTCCTCCCCCGATGTCCGACGGTCAAGCACCGGATCGTCGTCGGGCGCGGCGGCGGCTGGCATGAGTACGAGCCGCTGCTCCGGCGCGCGTCGCCGCAGATGGCGCACCCGCGGAACGCGAGCGGCGACCCGATGATGATCTATTTCACCTCGGGCACCACCGGCTATCCGAAGATGGTGCTCCACACACACGCCTCCTATCCCATCGGCCACGTGATCACCGGCAAGTTCTGGCTCGACAACACGCCGGACGACCTCCACTGGACGATCTCCGACACCGGGTGGGCCCAGGCGGCGTGGACGTGTCTCTTCGCGCCGTGGAACATGGGCGCCGCGCTCTTCGTCTGGGACGCGCGCGGGAAGAAGTTCGAGCCCGAGGAGACGCTCACGATGTTCGAGCGCTTCCCGATCACGACCTTCTTCGCGCCCCCGACGGCGTACCGCATGCTGGTCCAGGAGCCGTTGAAGAAGTACAGGTTCCCCACGCTCCGCCACTGCCTCGGCGCGGGCGAGGCGGTGAACCCCGAGGTCATCGCGGCGTGGAAGGAGGGCACGGGGCACCACATCTACGAGGGCTACGGCCAGACCGAGACCGTGCTCGTGGCCGCGACGTTCCCCGCGACGCCGTGGAAGCCGGGCTCGATGGGCCCGGCCGCCCCGGGCCACCGGCTCGCGATCGTCGACGAGGCCGGCCGCGAGCTGCCCCGCGGCACCGAAGGGGACATCGCGATCGCGGTCAAGCCGGAGCGGCCGGTCGGGATGTTCAGGGAGTACTGGAAGAACCCCGAGGCGACGGCGAACTGCCACCGCGGCGACTGGTACGTCACCGGCGACCGCGCGTCCATGGACGAGGACGGCTACATCTGGTTCGTGGGTCGCGCCGACGACGTGATCAATAGCGCGTCCTATCGCATCGGCCCGTTCGAGGTGGAATCGGCGCTGGTCGAGCACCCGGCCGTGCAGGAGGCGGCGGTCATCGGCAAGCCCGACGCGCTGCGCGGCGAGATCGTGAAGGCGTTCGTCGTGCTCGCGCCGGGATACCCGCCGACCGACGCGCTCGTGGGCGAGCTGCAGGAGCACGTGAAGACCGTGACCGCGCCCTACAAGTACCCGCGCGAGATCGAGTTCGTCCCCGACCTGCCGAAGACCATCTCGGGCAAGATCCGGCGCACGGAGCTGCGGCAGATGGAACGCGCCAGGGCGACGAAGGGCTGA
- a CDS encoding acyl-CoA dehydrogenase family protein produces the protein MGRRLFSDEHEMLRKSIRAFVEKEVTPHVREWEDAGRIPRSLWRRLGELGFLGLEFPTEYGGGGGDVLSSVVLGEEMARCRSGGVAFSVLVHTDMSSPWLTRFGTDAQKRRYLPRIIAGELVCALAITEPGTGSDMAALATRAERRGDHYVLTGSKMFITNGVYGDLYFVAARTAPGTPGRRHDGLSMFLVERGLPGFAVSRKLDKMGMRASDTAELAFQDCPVPAENLLGVEGRGFQQLAAGLQRERLMAAVLAVSGAAQALEDTLAYLRERTAFGEPLAARQALRHRVADRATDLEAARALVDHAASLYAGGEECVTEVSMAKLFATEVANKVAYDAVQLHGGYGYMREFPVEGFFRDVRLWTIASGTSEIMREIIAKRLPL, from the coding sequence GTGGGACGGCGCCTCTTCTCCGATGAGCACGAGATGCTCCGCAAGAGCATCCGCGCCTTCGTCGAGAAGGAGGTCACGCCCCACGTCCGCGAGTGGGAGGACGCCGGCCGGATCCCGCGCTCGCTCTGGCGGCGCCTCGGCGAGCTCGGCTTCCTCGGCCTCGAGTTCCCGACGGAGTACGGCGGCGGCGGCGGCGACGTCCTCTCGAGCGTCGTCCTCGGCGAGGAGATGGCGCGGTGCCGCTCGGGCGGCGTCGCCTTCAGCGTCCTCGTGCACACGGACATGTCCTCGCCGTGGCTGACCCGCTTCGGCACGGACGCCCAGAAGCGGCGGTACCTCCCGCGGATCATCGCCGGCGAGCTGGTCTGCGCGCTGGCGATCACCGAGCCCGGCACCGGGTCCGACATGGCGGCGCTCGCGACGCGCGCCGAGCGGCGCGGCGACCACTACGTCCTGACGGGCAGCAAGATGTTCATCACCAACGGCGTCTACGGCGATCTCTACTTCGTCGCGGCGCGCACCGCGCCGGGCACGCCCGGCCGCCGCCACGACGGCCTCTCGATGTTCCTCGTCGAGCGCGGGCTCCCGGGCTTTGCGGTGAGCCGCAAGCTCGACAAGATGGGCATGCGGGCCTCCGACACCGCCGAGCTCGCGTTCCAGGACTGCCCGGTCCCCGCGGAGAACCTGCTCGGCGTCGAGGGGCGCGGCTTCCAGCAGCTCGCGGCCGGCCTCCAGCGCGAGCGCCTGATGGCGGCCGTGCTCGCGGTCTCCGGGGCCGCGCAGGCGCTCGAGGACACGCTCGCCTACCTGCGCGAGCGCACGGCGTTCGGCGAGCCGCTCGCCGCCCGGCAGGCGCTGCGCCACCGCGTCGCCGACCGCGCGACCGACCTCGAGGCCGCGCGGGCGCTCGTCGACCACGCCGCGTCGCTCTACGCCGGCGGCGAGGAGTGCGTGACCGAGGTCTCCATGGCGAAGCTCTTCGCCACGGAGGTCGCGAACAAGGTCGCCTACGACGCCGTGCAGCTGCACGGCGGCTACGGCTACATGCGCGAGTTCCCGGTGGAGGGGTTCTTCCGCGACGTCCGGCTCTGGACCATCGCCTCCGGCACGTCCGAGATCATGCGCGAGATCATCGCGAAGCGCTTGCCGCTCTGA
- a CDS encoding YEATS-associated helix-containing protein, with protein sequence MSGLREFVGILDTLNLDAHFWLIVCLIVAFGGLGGLVNYCLRGVEEKNKPTTLLRAVVVGVGASFLVPLFLNMISSDLLAGSRTDSLKVLVFAGFCLVAAISARAFITSLTDKVVRELKEKADAAGQRAMVADQKATGAVETSAEPAAPARSVPRHEGADVRHSIADLFKIDPEDERLLKMLRDSKYKFRTVEGLASESSMDPLVVNNRLVRLQNIGYVGTVESGGRKLWYITGDGRSALTDG encoded by the coding sequence ATGAGCGGTCTGAGGGAGTTCGTGGGGATCCTCGACACGCTGAACCTGGACGCGCATTTTTGGCTCATCGTGTGTTTGATTGTCGCTTTCGGTGGTTTGGGCGGACTGGTGAACTATTGCCTCCGAGGAGTGGAGGAGAAGAACAAGCCGACGACGTTGTTGCGGGCCGTCGTCGTCGGCGTGGGCGCCTCGTTCCTTGTCCCGCTCTTTCTCAACATGATCTCGAGTGATCTCCTGGCTGGAAGTAGGACCGACAGCCTGAAGGTCCTCGTCTTTGCTGGGTTCTGTCTTGTCGCAGCAATTTCCGCTCGCGCCTTCATCACGTCCCTGACGGACAAAGTCGTAAGGGAGTTGAAGGAAAAGGCGGACGCCGCGGGACAACGAGCCATGGTGGCTGACCAGAAAGCGACGGGTGCCGTTGAAACCTCGGCGGAACCCGCGGCACCGGCGAGGTCCGTTCCGCGGCACGAGGGCGCCGACGTCCGCCACAGCATCGCCGACCTCTTCAAGATCGACCCGGAAGACGAGCGACTGCTGAAAATGCTGCGCGATAGCAAGTATAAGTTCCGCACGGTCGAAGGGCTCGCCAGTGAGAGCAGCATGGACCCGCTGGTCGTGAACAACCGACTGGTGCGACTTCAGAACATAGGGTACGTAGGAACCGTCGAGAGTGGCGGCAGGAAACTGTGGTACATCACCGGGGACGGGCGGTCGGCGTTGACTGATGGATGA
- a CDS encoding MASE1 domain-containing protein, with protein sequence MGALRVPLVPWDLLVLTGIYFVAGKVGLMLAFVHPSATAVWPPTGIALAATLLLGYRVWPALLLGAFLVNVTTEGSVWTSLGIATGNTLEGLLGGWLVTRYAGGRDVFARARDIVKFATLAGLASTAVSATIGVASLSLGGYASWDRFGAIWFTWWLGDVAGALVVAPVLILWGSDSTVRWTRARVLELALLLGGVVLVGGSVFVGLAWPWVRDYPLEFLCIPFLVLAAFRYGQREAATCVALLAAIAIWGTLHGSGPFVRVSPNESLLLLQAFMGTMVLMTLLLAAVVTQHARVEAALAHVAAIVESSDDAIIGKTLDGVITSWNAGAERLYGYAAREVIGWPIALISPRDLDHELPMILERLARGGRIDHRETVRVTRGGRRLDVSITVSPVRNAEGRIVGASSIARDITHRKEMEKAIRERDALRYVASLAAAAAHEINNPLAVIMGQAQLLQHAVDPEARRRIDEILEATRRIEAIVARLKQIDRLELAEAPPYLPEMLDLGKSSSDC encoded by the coding sequence ATGGGTGCGCTTCGCGTTCCCCTCGTGCCGTGGGACCTCCTGGTCCTTACCGGGATTTACTTCGTCGCCGGCAAGGTCGGGCTGATGCTGGCGTTCGTGCACCCCAGCGCCACGGCGGTGTGGCCGCCCACCGGCATCGCGCTCGCGGCGACCCTGCTGCTCGGCTACCGGGTGTGGCCCGCGCTCCTCCTCGGCGCGTTCCTGGTGAACGTCACGACGGAGGGATCGGTCTGGACGTCGCTCGGCATCGCCACCGGGAACACGCTCGAGGGGCTCCTCGGCGGCTGGCTCGTCACCCGGTACGCCGGCGGTCGCGACGTCTTCGCACGCGCGAGGGACATCGTCAAGTTCGCAACTCTTGCCGGGCTCGCGAGCACGGCGGTGAGCGCGACGATCGGCGTGGCGAGTCTGTCGCTCGGGGGCTACGCGAGCTGGGATCGCTTCGGGGCCATCTGGTTCACTTGGTGGCTCGGAGACGTCGCGGGCGCACTCGTGGTCGCGCCGGTGCTGATCCTCTGGGGGAGCGACTCCACCGTGCGATGGACCCGGGCGCGTGTGCTCGAGCTCGCGCTGCTGCTCGGCGGCGTGGTCCTGGTCGGCGGGAGCGTGTTCGTCGGCCTGGCGTGGCCCTGGGTGCGGGACTATCCGCTCGAGTTCCTGTGCATCCCGTTCCTCGTCCTGGCCGCGTTCCGGTACGGCCAGCGGGAGGCGGCGACGTGCGTCGCCCTCCTCGCCGCGATCGCGATCTGGGGGACGCTGCACGGCTCCGGGCCCTTCGTCCGGGTCTCTCCGAACGAATCGCTCCTGCTGCTCCAGGCCTTCATGGGCACGATGGTCCTGATGACGCTGCTCCTGGCGGCGGTCGTGACGCAGCACGCGCGGGTCGAAGCGGCGCTGGCCCACGTCGCCGCGATCGTCGAGTCCTCGGACGACGCGATCATCGGCAAGACGCTCGACGGCGTCATCACCAGCTGGAACGCCGGGGCCGAGCGGCTCTACGGCTACGCGGCCCGGGAGGTGATCGGGTGGCCGATCGCACTCATCAGTCCGCGGGACCTCGACCACGAGCTGCCGATGATCCTGGAACGGCTCGCACGGGGCGGGCGAATCGACCATCGCGAGACGGTGCGGGTGACGCGGGGCGGGCGACGGCTCGACGTGTCCATCACCGTGTCGCCGGTCCGCAACGCGGAGGGGCGGATCGTCGGCGCGTCGTCCATCGCGCGCGACATCACGCACCGGAAGGAGATGGAGAAGGCCATCCGGGAGCGCGACGCCCTCCGGTACGTCGCGAGCCTCGCCGCCGCGGCCGCGCACGAGATCAACAATCCCCTCGCGGTCATCATGGGCCAGGCGCAGCTGCTCCAGCACGCGGTGGACCCGGAGGCGCGCCGGCGGATCGACGAGATCCTCGAGGCGACCCGGCGGATCGAGGCGATCGTGGCCCGGCTGAAGCAGATCGACCGGCTGGAGCTGGCCGAGGCGCCGCCGTACCTGCCGGAGATGCTCGACCTCGGGAAGTCGAGCTCGGACTGCTAG
- a CDS encoding recombinase family protein, translated as MHVAAYARVSTQHQDLEVQFAEIRQHVALRGWTLVSTYADVASGAKENRPEFRRLLADAARRTFAAVIVQRFDRAARSVKQLVETLEHLRRCHVAFVSIKEDVDTSTPAGELVFHVMAAIGQFERALIGDRIRSGLQRARALGKVVGRPRTAVSADQVLALRGEGFSYRAIGRRLTISPALAHRLARKLSTNGH; from the coding sequence ATGCACGTCGCCGCGTATGCCCGAGTCAGCACCCAGCATCAGGATCTTGAAGTCCAGTTCGCTGAGATCCGGCAGCACGTCGCTCTGCGTGGGTGGACCCTCGTGTCCACGTATGCCGATGTGGCGTCGGGAGCCAAGGAGAACCGTCCCGAGTTCCGCCGGTTGCTGGCCGACGCCGCGCGCAGAACGTTTGCGGCGGTCATCGTCCAGCGCTTCGATCGCGCGGCGAGGTCGGTGAAGCAGCTCGTCGAGACGCTCGAGCACCTTCGCCGCTGCCATGTGGCCTTCGTCTCAATCAAAGAGGACGTGGATACCTCGACCCCAGCGGGTGAGCTGGTCTTCCACGTCATGGCCGCCATTGGGCAGTTCGAGCGCGCCTTGATCGGCGACCGCATCCGGTCCGGACTGCAGCGCGCCAGGGCCCTCGGAAAGGTAGTAGGCCGGCCTCGTACTGCCGTCAGCGCGGACCAGGTCCTCGCGCTCCGAGGTGAGGGATTCAGTTATCGCGCGATCGGGCGCCGTCTCACCATCTCGCCCGCCCTGGCCCATCGGCTGGCCCGGAAGCTCTCCACCAATGGCCATTGA
- a CDS encoding alpha/beta fold hydrolase, whose protein sequence is MALAQSAGAASAFLDLQTPTGTIHGTLEIPRGPAPIPIALLCAGSGPTDRDGNDSAGKNNSLKLLAEGLAEHGIATLRFDKRGVGASRAAAPREEGLRFDVYVDDAVAWIDQLRRNPRFKGLAVVGHSDGALVGIVAATRVAVDTIVAISGAGRPADDVLLDQLTRQLASQPRALEEARRILGELRAGRTVPKVDAGFAALFRPSVQPYLISWFRYDPTRELAKLTIPVLIVHGTTDLQLNTTEARALTRAKPDARLEIIEGMNHVLKIAPGDAQANLATYTNPTLPLAPELVETVAKFLRQAWGL, encoded by the coding sequence GTGGCCTTGGCCCAAAGCGCCGGCGCCGCCAGCGCGTTCCTCGACCTTCAGACGCCGACGGGGACGATTCACGGGACGCTCGAGATCCCCCGAGGCCCGGCGCCCATTCCGATCGCGCTCCTGTGTGCCGGTTCCGGCCCCACCGATCGCGACGGCAACGACTCGGCCGGCAAGAATAACAGCCTCAAGCTGCTCGCCGAGGGGTTGGCCGAGCATGGGATCGCCACGCTCCGGTTCGACAAGCGCGGAGTCGGAGCGAGCCGAGCGGCGGCGCCGCGAGAAGAAGGCCTTCGGTTCGATGTGTACGTCGATGACGCCGTTGCCTGGATCGATCAGCTCCGGCGTAACCCCCGGTTCAAGGGGCTCGCGGTCGTCGGTCACAGCGATGGCGCCTTGGTCGGCATCGTTGCGGCGACCCGAGTCGCCGTCGACACCATTGTCGCCATCAGCGGCGCCGGCCGGCCGGCCGATGACGTTCTGCTCGACCAACTGACGAGGCAACTCGCGAGCCAGCCCCGTGCACTGGAGGAAGCGCGGCGCATCCTCGGGGAGCTCAGAGCGGGGCGTACCGTCCCCAAGGTCGATGCGGGCTTTGCCGCACTCTTCCGGCCCAGCGTCCAGCCGTATCTGATCTCGTGGTTCCGCTACGACCCCACGCGCGAGCTGGCGAAATTGACGATCCCCGTCCTGATCGTCCACGGAACGACGGATCTCCAGCTCAACACTACTGAAGCTCGAGCTCTGACTCGCGCCAAGCCCGATGCCCGGCTGGAGATCATCGAAGGGATGAATCACGTCCTCAAGATCGCGCCGGGTGATGCGCAGGCCAACCTCGCGACTTACACCAACCCCACGCTGCCGCTGGCGCCAGAATTGGTCGAGACCGTGGCCAAGTTCCTGAGACAAGCTTGGGGTCTTTGA
- a CDS encoding ankyrin repeat domain-containing protein has product FLFLGLFAVLAGSSILLRLTSTYNDSYTLSGFHVQKQGLSSLLLVLALLTVSISGYVNAKSKASRVTLLVSAGGLLLITVLFVPPEMIKFNQRVNNGTLVERPGSLNPLMMSAYKGDLREMERLIKNGAKVNARNDVNNTALHFAAGATPIQNQIYRGSPEAVTYLIEHGADVNAQNNAKITPLMDAVYNNNLESLKILIARGADVNKMSRYNETALSAAMIRASGRADTFGNRYRDMAIELLRHGADPNFKDFTGRTPLQTAEKFHEVGLARELKEHGAK; this is encoded by the coding sequence TTTCTTTTTCTAGGTCTCTTTGCTGTTTTGGCAGGCTCGTCGATACTTTTGCGTCTCACGTCAACTTATAACGATTCTTACACGCTTTCCGGATTTCATGTTCAGAAGCAGGGGCTCAGTAGTTTGCTGTTGGTCCTGGCCCTGCTTACAGTTTCTATTTCGGGCTATGTCAATGCCAAGAGTAAGGCATCCAGAGTAACGTTGTTAGTTTCCGCTGGAGGCTTGCTCCTTATTACAGTGTTATTCGTTCCGCCGGAAATGATCAAATTTAATCAGCGGGTAAATAATGGAACTTTAGTTGAAAGACCTGGGAGCCTCAATCCACTCATGATGTCCGCCTACAAAGGGGATCTTCGGGAAATGGAAAGACTGATCAAAAACGGCGCAAAGGTCAATGCCCGAAACGATGTCAACAATACGGCGCTTCATTTTGCCGCGGGAGCCACCCCCATTCAGAATCAAATATATCGTGGAAGCCCTGAAGCGGTGACCTATCTCATTGAGCACGGAGCGGATGTAAACGCTCAAAACAATGCGAAGATCACTCCTTTGATGGACGCGGTTTATAACAATAACTTGGAAAGTCTCAAAATCCTCATAGCTCGCGGAGCCGACGTAAATAAGATGTCCCGGTACAATGAGACCGCTTTAAGCGCAGCGATGATTCGCGCCTCTGGCCGCGCTGACACCTTCGGCAACCGATATCGCGACATGGCCATTGAACTACTCCGGCACGGCGCAGACCCCAATTTCAAGGACTTTACAGGCCGTACCCCTCTGCAAACGGCAGAGAAGTTTCACGAAGTCGGTTTAGCAAGAGAACTCAAAGAGCACGGAGCAAAATAG